Below is a genomic region from Vibrio pomeroyi.
ATCATGTACACTGCAATGAACATGGGCTTTTTACCCAATGAGTGCATCTATGTTGATGATACTTTGAAGGGAATCGAAGCAGGCGTTCGTGCAGGCATTCAATCATTCAGATTGCGTCCAAGCATTGATGAATCACTTGTAGATCCAGAAGCCGACTCAGCAGAGCTAGCGGCTCAGGATATCTACAGCTTGGAAGAAATTTCTGTTTGGATTAATGGCAAGCACTGCTCAAGTGGTGGTATACCGAACTCTGCAGCTTTGGTGGGTTAGTGCCTAATTGAAGGCTGACTACTTTACTAAATTGTTTGGTGTGGAAACCGCATGATGCGCAAGTAAACTTCTCTCCACTTTCTGAAAGCAGATATTCGTCGTGTTGGCATAAAGGGCATGTGATGTCGTCGGTGTTTGGTGCTTTTGTTTTATTCATTATGTGTCCACCTGCAGCAAGAGGGTAAGCGAAAATAAGACCCGTTTAAGTAGATTACTCCTAAGCTCGATTATTAGACAGTTTTGACACTTCTTAATCTCTCCTTTGCGACTTGCTTCATGGTAATGATAATCTCATCGTTAGTGACCATGGTTTTTGTAATGTTATTAACCCCATCCAATAAAAAAGGACTCATGCGAGTCCTTATTAGTTTGGTTTCTATTCACGTTACTGTAAGCCACTTTAACCTTGGCTTTGAACGTTATCACTTGAGTCTTAAGTGCGGTATCTAGACAAAGTTTGTGATAGCGACACTGACGCTTCCGTTAGCTTAGATACGCCATTTGACGAGTTTTGAGCGACTTCTTTAATCACATCAGATTGACTACGGATATCGTTCAGCTCTGCTGCAATGGTGTTTGCTACGTTACTTTGCTCATCGGCTGATGTGGCGATTTGAATACTCATATCCATTAGCGCTTGAGCTGAATCAGCAATAGAGTTTACGTCGTCACCGATGTTTGAAATCAACTGGCTACTGGTTTGTGCTTGATCGACCGTTTGTTCGGTGATCTTCGCAATGTTTTGGCTCTCTTGTTGTAAGCGTTCAATCATTGCTTGGATTTCTACCGTCGCGGATTGAGTTCGGCTCGCAAGCGTTCGAACTTCATCAGCAACGACTGCGAAACCACGGCCTTGTTCACCTGCACGAGCCGCTTCAATGGCTGCGTTCAGTGCAAGTAAGTTTGTTTGCTCTGAAATAGCGTTGATTGTGGTGATCACTTCGTTAATTTGGCTAGTGTTCACATTTAAGCTGGTCACTGAAGAGGAAGTTTGCTCAATCAAAGAAGACAGGGTAGTAATCTCGGAAATAGCTTGCTGAACCTTCGCGTGGCTGTCGTTGATCTGCTGTGCGTCTTGTTCTGTTTGCTCAGTTGAACGTGCAGAGATATTAGACACTTCATTGGCAGATGCGGTCATCTGGTCCATTGCAGTAGCCACAGAGTCTAGAGAAGCGTTCTGGCTCATGATTTGTGTTTCGCTGCGCTTCATCTCTGTTTCGAAAGAGGCAGACGTTTCACTTAAAGTCGTGGCATTATGGTTTACGTTGTTTACTAATTCACTCAGCGTGTCCATCGAACGGTCAAGTGCACAACCAATCGTACCAAATTCATCACGGCCAGGGTGGAAACCAAGGCGTGAAGTTAAGTCACCATCACCAATCTTTTGAGTCGTTGAGTAAAGTACCCAAAGAGCGCCACCTAAGAAGGTCGCTACCCAGTAACAGAAAAGACCAAATGGCAAACACCATAAAAGACTGAGTAATAAAGTGTACAGTGCTTGCTGTTTTTGGTTTTGTGTATCGTTGTTTGAGACGGTCAGAGAGTAGTAATTACCATCTTGTGCAATAGCCGTTGCGGTAACTGCGCCATTGTTCGAAATGATGGTCTCTTGAGGACGAGTTTGTTGGCTAACAGAACGAACAGAGGCAGGGGAATCTGACGCTAATAAAATACCTTTGAGTTGATACTCAACTTGCTGTTTTGCACTCGCGTCAATTTGTTCCATTTTATTGACGTAGTTGAGACCAGCTAGGCTCGCCACTGCGGCGAAAAAGATTAAGAAAATGACCCAAAACTTATCGTTGATAGACATTTTAATAAACAGTTTGTCTATCGTTCGAAATTGTACTTCTTTCATAAAAACTCCACGGTAAATCCTTTACCGTGGACTCTAAATAACCGACCTCAATAAAAACGTGACACCAATCTACTAATTGTGAAAATTAATGATAACAACATGTCATTTATGAGATCTCAATCAAGTATTTATATCCCGTATGAGTTTATTAGCCTAAAGACGGTAATAACCCTACTGATATAAGGATTTGAATCGCAATGATAAATACGCCAACACTACCCGCTAAAAATAGCGCTTTGCTTCCGCCCAATACTTGATAAGTCGCTTCTGTACCTTGAGCTTTTACTGAAAAATCAGTGTAGCGAACTTTGTATACCATTACGGTAGGTAGAAGAATCGCTAGTACTGAAAGTGCAATTGCAGCATAGCCCAGCGCCATGATGAAACCTTGTGGGTAAAACAGGGCGAAGCCTAAAGGCGGTAAGAAGGTGATAACAGCGGTTTTAACGCGCTTTGCACTGCCTAGTTTTTTGCTGAGAGAGTCACCCATAAATTCGAATAGACCTAAGCTCACGCCAATAAATGAGGTAAGAAGTGCAAGGTCAGCGAACACACCAACAATCACGCTTAGATTTGATTGATGAACGGTTTGCGAAAGCGAAACTAAAAGCGCGCCCAAGCTTGTGTCTGACAACAGTTGTTCTTGGCTGACTACGCCCAAAGTAACGCTCTGCCAGAATACGTAGATAACCAGAGGTAGTGCAGAACCAACAATCATTACTTTGCGCAGAGAGCGAACGTCGCCATCAAGGTATCGTACTATCGATGGGATGCTGCCGTGGAAACCGAAAGAGGTGAACACAACCGGGATAGCCGCAACAATCAGACCTTGTTGTAAAGGCATGCTCAGCAAGTATTGAGAAGTGATATTAGGCGCTAGGAAGCTCAGTACCAGAACCATCGCAACCAGCTTTAAGCCAAATAAAACTCGGTTAACTTTATCGACACTGTGTGTACCAATCGTCACAACGCCTGCAACCAACAGGGTGAATAGAAGGGTCGTGATTTGGCCATTGAGTTCAATGCCCGCGATATCCGAAATACGTTGGTTAAACTGAGCGCCACCGCCCGCGATGTATGCAGCACATAAAGCGTAAAATAGAAACATCACTGCGAAGCTCGCAATCCATTTTCCTTTCGTCCCTAAAATTGTGTGAGCTAAAGTGTGTAGGGTTGCATCAGATTCTGCGAATTGGTGAAGCTCTACCATTAACAGCGCAGTGAATGCCATTAAAGCCCACAAACCAAGCATTAAGAAAAGTGAAGTTGAAAAGCCAATACCTGCAGAAGCAAGTGGAAGAGCGAGCATGCCAGCACCAATCGTTGTGCCTGCAATGATCAAAGTACTACCAAAAACCTTTGATTTATTCATTGTATATAATTCTTTACGTTAGGGTGTGTTTTCATTGTAATTCTTCTAGCTTAAGCGCATAAACCCAAAGAATATCTCGATTTTGAAGTATTCTGATTGAGTTTAATTCCAAATGCAATATCTAATGTAATTAAAAATATCCACTGTAAATATTAATTTACATGCGTTTTAGAGTTAGGTGCTGAAAAGGGCGAAGCAAACGTTTGACCATGATCTGCTTCAAAATTTGTAGAGTAATTTGTTGTACTTGGTGTAAGGTGGCAGTACATATGTCGTTCGCGTATACCCCTTTAACGTAAACAAGCGTTAATGATCGCGAGTAGCTTCAAGCTATAAATATGGAATGGGTAGAGTAGAGTGCGTTCATCAAAGTGACATAATATAAGTCCAATATGGTGCACTAGTTAACAGGACATCATGTCCACACCAAGGAATAGAGGGGGCACAATGAGTGACCAATCTTATAATGACGAAAGTCTTGAGTTGTTAGATGCTATGGAAATTGGCATTGATTTGTCTGACTATGAGCAGACAGTTAAGCAATTAGCAGAAGAGCTTTTCAAATCTTCTAACTAGGGTTTTCCTTAGTTAAGATTTTAGAGTTCAATGTTCTCAAATTAGACAATTCTTAGACTGAGCAAATCTCATTCGCTCACACGTCATACCAAAACTATCCTCATTAAAGTTCGCGAAGATAAACGAGTACGTTTACCATGTTACTTAGTTCTCGATACTTTAATGAGGTTCAATGAACTTTCTCGCACACCTTCACATCGCTCAGCACTGTAATAGCAACTTAGCAGGTAACCTGTTAGGTGACTTCGTTAAAGGCGACCCAAATAAACATTACTCAGACTCACTTTCTGATGGCATTCGACTTCATCGATTTGTCGATAGCTATACTGACCGACATGATGTGTCTCGTTCAGCAAAATCTCTCTTTTCAGATCAAACAAAGCGCTTTGCGCCTATTGCACTCGATGTATTTTGGGATCATTGCTTGGCTAATCATTGGGCTCAGTTCTCGACGCAATCACTTGAGCATTTTTGCTCCGACAGCCATCAGCAAATCTTTGAGCACCAAGAGCCACATTGGCCTGAGCACTTTATTACTGTTCACCAGAAAATGGCTGAACAGAGGTGGTTAGAGAGCTATCAAGAGATGTCATCCATAGAAATGGTATTGCAACGAATGGCTTTGAGACGGCCAAAGCTTGGCATGCTTAAATCTTGCTATGACGACCTAGAATATCACTATGATACGTTGCAGTGTCACTTTAATGAGCTGTATCCCAGTGTTTTAGAAGAAGCAAACCAATTTAATGCGCTTCAATTGAAGAAAAATCAAAAGGAAAGGTAAACAGCGTAATGCAGGTTTGCTACAATCCGCGCCTATTTAATCTTTGAGCATCATACTATGTCTGAATCTACTAAATCTTTTAACCAACTAGGATTGTCTGAGCACCTTCTTGCTACGCTATCAGAGCTTAATTTTACGGCTCCAACCAGTGTTCAAGAACAAGCGATTCCATTGGTATTAGAAGGCAAAGACGTATTGGCTGGTGCTCAAACAGGTACGGGTAAAACGGCTGCGTTTGGTTTACCGATTATCCAAAGATTAATCGAAACTAAAGACAACGTGATTCCAAACCCTAAGTTAGTTCGTGCATTGGTATTAGTACCAACACGTGAACTGGCGCAGCAGGTGTTTGATAACCTCACTAGCTACGCGAAGGGCACT
It encodes:
- a CDS encoding methyl-accepting chemotaxis protein, whose product is MKEVQFRTIDKLFIKMSINDKFWVIFLIFFAAVASLAGLNYVNKMEQIDASAKQQVEYQLKGILLASDSPASVRSVSQQTRPQETIISNNGAVTATAIAQDGNYYSLTVSNNDTQNQKQQALYTLLLSLLWCLPFGLFCYWVATFLGGALWVLYSTTQKIGDGDLTSRLGFHPGRDEFGTIGCALDRSMDTLSELVNNVNHNATTLSETSASFETEMKRSETQIMSQNASLDSVATAMDQMTASANEVSNISARSTEQTEQDAQQINDSHAKVQQAISEITTLSSLIEQTSSSVTSLNVNTSQINEVITTINAISEQTNLLALNAAIEAARAGEQGRGFAVVADEVRTLASRTQSATVEIQAMIERLQQESQNIAKITEQTVDQAQTSSQLISNIGDDVNSIADSAQALMDMSIQIATSADEQSNVANTIAAELNDIRSQSDVIKEVAQNSSNGVSKLTEASVSLSQTLSRYRT
- a CDS encoding aromatic amino acid transporter → MNKSKVFGSTLIIAGTTIGAGMLALPLASAGIGFSTSLFLMLGLWALMAFTALLMVELHQFAESDATLHTLAHTILGTKGKWIASFAVMFLFYALCAAYIAGGGAQFNQRISDIAGIELNGQITTLLFTLLVAGVVTIGTHSVDKVNRVLFGLKLVAMVLVLSFLAPNITSQYLLSMPLQQGLIVAAIPVVFTSFGFHGSIPSIVRYLDGDVRSLRKVMIVGSALPLVIYVFWQSVTLGVVSQEQLLSDTSLGALLVSLSQTVHQSNLSVIVGVFADLALLTSFIGVSLGLFEFMGDSLSKKLGSAKRVKTAVITFLPPLGFALFYPQGFIMALGYAAIALSVLAILLPTVMVYKVRYTDFSVKAQGTEATYQVLGGSKALFLAGSVGVFIIAIQILISVGLLPSLG
- a CDS encoding ACP phosphodiesterase; amino-acid sequence: MNFLAHLHIAQHCNSNLAGNLLGDFVKGDPNKHYSDSLSDGIRLHRFVDSYTDRHDVSRSAKSLFSDQTKRFAPIALDVFWDHCLANHWAQFSTQSLEHFCSDSHQQIFEHQEPHWPEHFITVHQKMAEQRWLESYQEMSSIEMVLQRMALRRPKLGMLKSCYDDLEYHYDTLQCHFNELYPSVLEEANQFNALQLKKNQKER